In a genomic window of Paroedura picta isolate Pp20150507F chromosome 14, Ppicta_v3.0, whole genome shotgun sequence:
- the ZNF507 gene encoding zinc finger protein 507 isoform X2 translates to MEEGSNITALVSNTGGQEAVVISEAVLSPPFESSKDQRKCNPDPLIQVIQKLSKIVENEKSQKCLLIGKKRLHPEAAVLSGDSQDLPEVPAKAVELPALSTIKIEDYNMTDCPPQSKRKVVCYQCSLCKSLSPSLHLLKEHLKQHGQQNEVILMCSVCNYATISLEEFETHVRCHPDSDDKNLAPSKEQQSASLSGTALHGPVEGFVKAGPDPAAQLQSTVTEKGRRKWYTYEQYGMYRCLICSYTCGQQRMLKTHAWKHAGEVDCSYPIFEDEDEQATLPDSTVSGVPHNVDTVVLALENNDLDLCSDPAVQLHLCGPEQATYVPSPVEETVKQEAVVTQTALLSPQGKLLEEVMSDTDLEQDNLASDSLLSSAQKIINCSPNKKGHVNVIVERLPSAEEPVLQKPYLTGGDTEAEKKMITEPSRVARDGSGDVFHVDKNSVDFEEVIVGWSSTEKKDGDLSPGKARAVDENAPPTRRRTNSESLRLHSLAAEALVTMPIRAAELTRSSLRAFAEVNSLGSDTGQRQTDAGYPSHSKLVTSLKAEELPSLNQVDCTFVELQKDKQELAEGPMKMGISMSLLTVIEKLKERTDQNASDDDILKELQDNVQCQPATDAAVLGSNLVEYIPNVDRPFRCRLCHYSSGNKGYIKQHLRVHRQRQPYQCPICEHIADNSKDLESHMINHCKTRMYQCKQCEESFHYKSQLRSHEREQHSLPETYSTSSPNKLMTCSEVDESVGDRISVQKLYRCDTCDYTSTTYVGVRNHRRIHSSDKPYRCSLCGYVCSHPPSLKSHMWKHASDQNYNYEQVNKAINDAISQSGRAPSQLPGKTAAEGPEDSSVPLMSHPEASSPSPSDNSTHTASKTPSPDDNQNLGSSAITSCDSEKNVSLPHLGTEYCVLLFCCCICGFESTNKETLLDHMKEHEGEIINIILNKDHGAAQSVS, encoded by the exons ATGGAAGAAGGAAGCAATATTACAGCATTAGTCTCAAACACTGGGGGACAGGAAGCCGTAGTGATTTCTGAGGCCGTCCTCAGCCCGCCCTTTGAAAGTAGCAAAGACCAACGGAAGTGTAACCCCGATCCGCTCATCCAGGTCATCCAAAAGCTAAGCAAAATTGTTGAAAATGAGAAGTCCCAGAAATGCCTTCTGATCGGGAAGAAACGTTTACATCCGGAAGCTGCTGTGCTTTCAGGGGACTCACAAGATCTCCCAGAGGTCCCAGCTAAAGCAGTAGAACTGCCGGCCCTGAGCACAATAAAAATTGAAGACTATAACATGACCGACTGTCCTCCGCAGAGTAAGAGAAAAGTGGTTTGCTACCAGTGTAGCCTTTGCAAGTCTCTGTCTCCTTCTCTCCATCTTTTGAAAGAACATCTGAAACAACATGGTCAGCAGAATGAGGTAATACTCATGTGCTCCGTATGTAACTATGCCACTATAAGCCTGGAAGAATTTGAAACTCACGTGAGATGTCACCCAGACAGTGATGACAAGAACCTTGCCCCGTCAAAGGAACAACAATCCGCAAGTCTTTCTGGCACTGCTCTGCATGGACCAGTGGAAGGTTTTGTCAAAGCAGGGCCTGATCCAGCGGCACAGCTTCAGTCTACTGTGACGGAGAAGGGGAGGCGGAAATGGTACACTTACGAGCAATACGGCATGTACCGATGCTTAATCTGTAGCTACACTTGTGGTCAGCAACGAATGTTGAAAACACACGCCTGGAAGCACGCCGGCGAAGTCGATTGCTCATATCCCATATTTGAAGACGAAGACGAGCAAGCCACGTTGCCAGATTCCACCGTGTCAGGTGTTCCTCACAACGTCGACACCGTTGTCCTTGCACTAGAAAATAACGATCTTGATCTCTGCAGCGACCCGGCCGTTCAGCTCCACCTGTGTGGCCCAGAACAAGCGACGTACGTGCCATCACCTGTGGAGGAAACTGTAAAACAGGAAGCGGTTGTGACTCAGACAGCTCTGCTTTCTCCCCAGGGAAAACTCTTAGAGGAGGTGATGTCagacaccgacctggaacaagaTAACTTGGCAAGCGACAGCCTGCTGTCGTCGGCCCAGAAGATCATTAACTGCAGCCCAAATAAGAAGGGCCACGTCAACGTCATAGTGGAACGTTTGCCGAGTGCCGAAGAACCCGTCTTGCAGAAGCCGTACCTGACGGGCGGAGACACGGAGGCCGAGAAGAAGATGATCACCGAACCGAGCCGGGTTGCTCGCGATGGGTCAGGGGACGTTTTCCACGTGGACAAAAATTCCGTTGACTTTGAAGAAGTGATAGTAGGATGGAGCAGCACAGAGAAGAAAGATGGTGACTTAAGCCCCGGAAAGGCCAGAGCGGTGGATGAAAACGCCCCTCCCACGCGAAGAAGAACCAATTCGGAGTCCTTGAGGCTGCACTCCTTAGCAGCGGAAGCTCTGGTCACCATGCCTATCAGAGCTGCGGAGCTCACCCGGTCAAGCCTCAGGGCTTTTGCCGAGGTCAACTCTTTAGGCTCCGACACGGGCCAACGACAGACCGACGCCGGCTACCCGTCCCACTCCAAACTGGTCACTTCCCTTAAAGCGGAGGAGTTGCCCAGCCTAAACCAAGTCGATTGCACTTTTGTGGAGTTACAGAAGGATAAACAGGAGTTAGCCGAAGGCCCCATGAAAATGGGCATCAGCATGTCGCTGCTCACTGTGATCGAGAAGCTGAAAGAGAGGACGGACCAGAACGCCTCCGATGATGACATTCTGAAAGAGCTGCAGGACAACGTACAGTGCCAGCCTGCGACGGACGCCGCTGTGCTGGGAAGCAACCTGGTCGAATACATCCCCAACGTGGATCGTCCCTTCCGGTGCCGCTTGTGCCACTACAGCAGCGGCAACAAAGGCTACATCAAGCAACACCTGCGGGTGCATCGCCAGAGGCAGCCCTACCAGTGTCCGATTTGCGAGCATATCGCAGACAACAGCAAGGATTTGGAAAGCCACATGATCAACCACTGCAAAACCCGAATGTACCAGTGCAAACAATGCGAGGAGTCCTTTCATTACAAG AGTCAGCTACGCAGCCACGAGAGGGAGCAGCACAGCCTTCCAGAGACGTATTCGACATCGTCACCGAACAAACTCATGACCTGCAGTGAAGTGGATGAAAGTGTTG GAGATAGGATTTCAGTCCAGAAGCTTTACAGATGTGACACTTGCGACTACACAAGCACAACGTACGTTGGGGTGCGGAACCACAGGCGGATTCACAGCTCGGACAAACCGTACCG atgttccCTATGCGGATATGTGTGCAGCCATCCTCCTTCGCTAAAGTCTCATATGTGGAAACACGCTAGTGACCAAAATTATAACTATGAACAAGTGAACAAAGCTATTAATGATGCAATCTCGCAAAGCGGCCG GGCTCCTAGTCAGCTACCTGGGAAGACAGCAGCTGAAGGCCCTGAAGACAGTTCAGTTCCTTTGATGAGCCATCCCGAAGCGTCATCCCCATCCCCGTCAGACAACTCCACCCACACCGCAAGCAAGACCCCGAGTCCCGATGACAATCAGAACCTCGGTTCTTCTGCGATTACCTCGTGTGATTCAGAAAAAAATGTGAGTCTGCCCCATCTCGGCACAGAATACTGCGTtctgctcttctgctgctgcattTGTGGATTTGAGTCCACCAACAAAGAGACCTTGCTCGACCACATGAAGGAACACGAAGGGGAAATTATAAACATAATCCTGAACAAGGATCACGGCGCAGCACAGAGCGTAAGCTAA
- the ZNF507 gene encoding zinc finger protein 507 isoform X1 gives MGCVTYKNVGGIMEEGSNITALVSNTGGQEAVVISEAVLSPPFESSKDQRKCNPDPLIQVIQKLSKIVENEKSQKCLLIGKKRLHPEAAVLSGDSQDLPEVPAKAVELPALSTIKIEDYNMTDCPPQSKRKVVCYQCSLCKSLSPSLHLLKEHLKQHGQQNEVILMCSVCNYATISLEEFETHVRCHPDSDDKNLAPSKEQQSASLSGTALHGPVEGFVKAGPDPAAQLQSTVTEKGRRKWYTYEQYGMYRCLICSYTCGQQRMLKTHAWKHAGEVDCSYPIFEDEDEQATLPDSTVSGVPHNVDTVVLALENNDLDLCSDPAVQLHLCGPEQATYVPSPVEETVKQEAVVTQTALLSPQGKLLEEVMSDTDLEQDNLASDSLLSSAQKIINCSPNKKGHVNVIVERLPSAEEPVLQKPYLTGGDTEAEKKMITEPSRVARDGSGDVFHVDKNSVDFEEVIVGWSSTEKKDGDLSPGKARAVDENAPPTRRRTNSESLRLHSLAAEALVTMPIRAAELTRSSLRAFAEVNSLGSDTGQRQTDAGYPSHSKLVTSLKAEELPSLNQVDCTFVELQKDKQELAEGPMKMGISMSLLTVIEKLKERTDQNASDDDILKELQDNVQCQPATDAAVLGSNLVEYIPNVDRPFRCRLCHYSSGNKGYIKQHLRVHRQRQPYQCPICEHIADNSKDLESHMINHCKTRMYQCKQCEESFHYKSQLRSHEREQHSLPETYSTSSPNKLMTCSEVDESVGDRISVQKLYRCDTCDYTSTTYVGVRNHRRIHSSDKPYRCSLCGYVCSHPPSLKSHMWKHASDQNYNYEQVNKAINDAISQSGRAPSQLPGKTAAEGPEDSSVPLMSHPEASSPSPSDNSTHTASKTPSPDDNQNLGSSAITSCDSEKNVSLPHLGTEYCVLLFCCCICGFESTNKETLLDHMKEHEGEIINIILNKDHGAAQSVS, from the exons ATGGGATGTGTAACTTACAAGAACGTTGGTG GTATTATGGAAGAAGGAAGCAATATTACAGCATTAGTCTCAAACACTGGGGGACAGGAAGCCGTAGTGATTTCTGAGGCCGTCCTCAGCCCGCCCTTTGAAAGTAGCAAAGACCAACGGAAGTGTAACCCCGATCCGCTCATCCAGGTCATCCAAAAGCTAAGCAAAATTGTTGAAAATGAGAAGTCCCAGAAATGCCTTCTGATCGGGAAGAAACGTTTACATCCGGAAGCTGCTGTGCTTTCAGGGGACTCACAAGATCTCCCAGAGGTCCCAGCTAAAGCAGTAGAACTGCCGGCCCTGAGCACAATAAAAATTGAAGACTATAACATGACCGACTGTCCTCCGCAGAGTAAGAGAAAAGTGGTTTGCTACCAGTGTAGCCTTTGCAAGTCTCTGTCTCCTTCTCTCCATCTTTTGAAAGAACATCTGAAACAACATGGTCAGCAGAATGAGGTAATACTCATGTGCTCCGTATGTAACTATGCCACTATAAGCCTGGAAGAATTTGAAACTCACGTGAGATGTCACCCAGACAGTGATGACAAGAACCTTGCCCCGTCAAAGGAACAACAATCCGCAAGTCTTTCTGGCACTGCTCTGCATGGACCAGTGGAAGGTTTTGTCAAAGCAGGGCCTGATCCAGCGGCACAGCTTCAGTCTACTGTGACGGAGAAGGGGAGGCGGAAATGGTACACTTACGAGCAATACGGCATGTACCGATGCTTAATCTGTAGCTACACTTGTGGTCAGCAACGAATGTTGAAAACACACGCCTGGAAGCACGCCGGCGAAGTCGATTGCTCATATCCCATATTTGAAGACGAAGACGAGCAAGCCACGTTGCCAGATTCCACCGTGTCAGGTGTTCCTCACAACGTCGACACCGTTGTCCTTGCACTAGAAAATAACGATCTTGATCTCTGCAGCGACCCGGCCGTTCAGCTCCACCTGTGTGGCCCAGAACAAGCGACGTACGTGCCATCACCTGTGGAGGAAACTGTAAAACAGGAAGCGGTTGTGACTCAGACAGCTCTGCTTTCTCCCCAGGGAAAACTCTTAGAGGAGGTGATGTCagacaccgacctggaacaagaTAACTTGGCAAGCGACAGCCTGCTGTCGTCGGCCCAGAAGATCATTAACTGCAGCCCAAATAAGAAGGGCCACGTCAACGTCATAGTGGAACGTTTGCCGAGTGCCGAAGAACCCGTCTTGCAGAAGCCGTACCTGACGGGCGGAGACACGGAGGCCGAGAAGAAGATGATCACCGAACCGAGCCGGGTTGCTCGCGATGGGTCAGGGGACGTTTTCCACGTGGACAAAAATTCCGTTGACTTTGAAGAAGTGATAGTAGGATGGAGCAGCACAGAGAAGAAAGATGGTGACTTAAGCCCCGGAAAGGCCAGAGCGGTGGATGAAAACGCCCCTCCCACGCGAAGAAGAACCAATTCGGAGTCCTTGAGGCTGCACTCCTTAGCAGCGGAAGCTCTGGTCACCATGCCTATCAGAGCTGCGGAGCTCACCCGGTCAAGCCTCAGGGCTTTTGCCGAGGTCAACTCTTTAGGCTCCGACACGGGCCAACGACAGACCGACGCCGGCTACCCGTCCCACTCCAAACTGGTCACTTCCCTTAAAGCGGAGGAGTTGCCCAGCCTAAACCAAGTCGATTGCACTTTTGTGGAGTTACAGAAGGATAAACAGGAGTTAGCCGAAGGCCCCATGAAAATGGGCATCAGCATGTCGCTGCTCACTGTGATCGAGAAGCTGAAAGAGAGGACGGACCAGAACGCCTCCGATGATGACATTCTGAAAGAGCTGCAGGACAACGTACAGTGCCAGCCTGCGACGGACGCCGCTGTGCTGGGAAGCAACCTGGTCGAATACATCCCCAACGTGGATCGTCCCTTCCGGTGCCGCTTGTGCCACTACAGCAGCGGCAACAAAGGCTACATCAAGCAACACCTGCGGGTGCATCGCCAGAGGCAGCCCTACCAGTGTCCGATTTGCGAGCATATCGCAGACAACAGCAAGGATTTGGAAAGCCACATGATCAACCACTGCAAAACCCGAATGTACCAGTGCAAACAATGCGAGGAGTCCTTTCATTACAAG AGTCAGCTACGCAGCCACGAGAGGGAGCAGCACAGCCTTCCAGAGACGTATTCGACATCGTCACCGAACAAACTCATGACCTGCAGTGAAGTGGATGAAAGTGTTG GAGATAGGATTTCAGTCCAGAAGCTTTACAGATGTGACACTTGCGACTACACAAGCACAACGTACGTTGGGGTGCGGAACCACAGGCGGATTCACAGCTCGGACAAACCGTACCG atgttccCTATGCGGATATGTGTGCAGCCATCCTCCTTCGCTAAAGTCTCATATGTGGAAACACGCTAGTGACCAAAATTATAACTATGAACAAGTGAACAAAGCTATTAATGATGCAATCTCGCAAAGCGGCCG GGCTCCTAGTCAGCTACCTGGGAAGACAGCAGCTGAAGGCCCTGAAGACAGTTCAGTTCCTTTGATGAGCCATCCCGAAGCGTCATCCCCATCCCCGTCAGACAACTCCACCCACACCGCAAGCAAGACCCCGAGTCCCGATGACAATCAGAACCTCGGTTCTTCTGCGATTACCTCGTGTGATTCAGAAAAAAATGTGAGTCTGCCCCATCTCGGCACAGAATACTGCGTtctgctcttctgctgctgcattTGTGGATTTGAGTCCACCAACAAAGAGACCTTGCTCGACCACATGAAGGAACACGAAGGGGAAATTATAAACATAATCCTGAACAAGGATCACGGCGCAGCACAGAGCGTAAGCTAA